The Xylanibacillus composti region AACTTTCCTGAAGATTTAGGCGGAATGGACATGCATATTGACAATCAGATTGGCATAAAATATAATGATCTTAAGTGATCAGGCCCATGTTCCTTACGAGGACTGGGCTATTTTATTTTATGGGAAGGACTTTATGAAACCATTCAAAACCTTTAGACAGCAGTTAAAGATCCTAAGATCGAGAGGGCTAATCATTAATAATGGTTCGAGAGCCACTAGAATTCTCGAAACAGAGAATTACTATTCTCTGATTAATGGATATAAAGACATATTTCTTCAAGTAAATAACACTGGAAAGGTGATAACTCCTGAGCAGTATAAGAATGGAGTTACATTTGAGGAAATTTATTACTTGTTTTGTTTTGACCGCGAGTTGCGTAACATATTAATAGAATATCTATTGAAATTTGAAAGCAGCATCAAGTCGAAGATTTCATATAGGTTTTCGGAAGAGCATAAGGAACCTAATGCATACTTACAAATGGGGAATTTCTCCCGTGATCCAGGAAAGCTCAAGAAGATTCTGCAATTAATTGCAACCATTTCAAATTTGATTTCAAAAAACGCTGATCGGAACGGTCCTATTAAGCATTATTTGGACAATCACGATGGAGTGCCGATTTGGGTTCTTGTGAATTATCTAACAATTGGAAACATCCAATACTTTTTTGATTGTTTAGATTCATCTCTTCAGAACAGTATCGCAAAAGATTTTGCCATTCCATTTAACAAAAGCTATAATCTTACGATTCAATTTACGTCTGATGAATTAGCAAATGTTTTGAAGACAGTCAATTATTTCAGAAATGTTTGTGCGCATGAGGAGCGGTTATATAGCTTCAGAATTCATAAGCCCGCTAGGAGTGCACAGATTTCGAATCACCTAAATATAAATAGTTCGCATTTGGATAGAGGGAATATATTTACTGTTGTGTCGTTCTTGAAATTAGTTATTAAAAAAGAAGATCATAAGTCACTTATAAGAAAATTGAAACGTTTGTTTGATAATTACAATCCGAAGTTCTCGTCAGTGAATATTACAGATGTGATGAATAAGATGGGTTTCCCTGCTAACTGGGAAAGTTATTATTGATATTGGGGGCAGTTTGTAATTATTTGAACTGCCCCCTTGTCCTTATCTGTTATGTTAATTGTACTGCGATGGTCTTTTCAAATAAGGCATTTTCCTCTGATACGAATTGCAGTTTGATGTGGATAATTTTGGACGCCCTATGAACAAAAATATTTGCAACATATTTCTTAAGGACTTGGTTCAATAGTTGTGGATCGGGCACCTCTGATTCCATTAAAGCAAGAATGGTTTGGATGTCATATTTAACAGTAGCAATATATGAATCGGGAACATTTATTTCTTCTACAGAACTATTCAATATTGCTAATTCAGTTTCTTTATCGGTAAGCTCAGCTTTCATTTCTTGAATGATGTCAGCATAATATGGTTTTCCTATTCCATTTATCATGTCCTGTTCCATTAATTCAATGCGCTTGACAAGAAAGTTAATTTCATTTTCAAGTGTAGTTGCAGATTGAAGAACGTATTTATTTTTTTCTTTTGAATAACGTTCAATTTCTTGCTGAAGCTGATTATCCATTGACAATCGCAGCAAGGTGGTTTTAATTTTATTCGAAACAGTCGTTTCAACTTGCTCCTTTCTCCAGCCGACATATGGGCAAAATTCCTTTCCTTTTCGTTGATATCCACCACAACTATAATAACGTTGTCCACCGCCTTTCCTTCGTGTCGATGTGGAATTCCCTACCATTCGAGAACCGCATTTATCACAAATGAAGATACCACGTAGCCAAAACGGTGAATAAGACCATGTATGAAATGGTTTATATGTCTCGCCGCCACCTTTATTACGTGCCTTAGCCCTCTCCTGGCACAGGTTGAACAATTCTTCTGTTATAATGGATGGATGAGCATTTTCTGTAATCACCCACTCTGAGCGATCCCGCCACTTTTTACCCTTCGTTTGGTAATCCTGCTTATTCCAGACTTTACGCCCGATGTATGATTCATTAAAAATAATGGCACGTATTGTACTGGCTGACCACTGACCTCCCTTCTGTGTTGGTACTCCTTTCTCATTAAGTTGATTTGCGATCTTCTTATAGCCCATACTTCCATAGGCATACTGTTTAAAAATCCAGCGTACAATATCAATTTCTTCACGTGGTCCAAGTACCCATACAGCTTTTGTCTTCTGAGCACCGACAGCAACATGTTCTGTACGATAGCCATAGGGTGGAGTGCCTCCATTGTTATATCCCTGTTTGGCGTTCTGAGTCATACCCTTGCGCACTTCTGTGGCGAGGTTGGCGTTGAAGAACTCGGACATAACCTCCAGCATACCTTCCAGAAGTTTGTCCTGGGGCGTTTCTGCTTCGGTTTGTTCAGTAACGGATATGACTTTAACGCCGACTTGAGCAAGTAAAGCTTTGTAGATAACATGATCATCACGCTTGCGGGAGAAACGATCAAACTTATGAACAAGAATAGCATCGAATGGACGATTGCTGCGCTTGGCGACGGCAATCATCTTCTGGAACTCTTCACGATCATCGGTTTTCGCTGACCTCCCTTTTTCGATATACTCATTTACGATGATGTAACCGCGTTCTTGGCAATATTGCTGGATTGCCTTCACTTGTGCAGGAATGGAAAGCTCCTTTTCTGCTTGACGGTCTGATGATACGCGGGCGTAGATTGCTACTTTCATTGACTAACAGCTCCTTTGTATAGTGTTTTTTTGGTATAAAAAAAGCAGATACACCACAATGGGTATACCTGCTTGAACCAACGTAATGAATGGCAAGGTTCATATTTTTAGTCTGCGTAGATGCAGTTCCATTTGGGCTGCATCCCATATCTTCTTATCAATGATAGCGGGGTGACTGTTCTCGGATATAATCCATTCCGATTGTGGTCTATTGCGTCCTCGCGTTTCCATCTTCTTATTCCATACTCGATGACCTAAGTATGCTTCATTGTTTAGGATGGCTAGTATGGTCGATGCAATCCATTTTCGACCAGCGGGAATTCCTTGCTCATTAAGAAAGCGGGCTATCTTCTTCCCACCCATACCTTGCGCAGCCATGCTGAATATCTGCTTGATAATTTTCACCTCCTCATCAGGTCCGAGTTCGTAATTGACCTTGCTACCCGTCCTAACTAATCGGTAGCCGAATGGAGCGCGTCCACCACAGTGGAATCCCTGTAGGGCATTCTCTTTCATGCCTTTAATGGTTTCATGCTTAAGATTCATGTGGTAGAACTCAGATATGACCTCAAGCATTCCCTCTAGGAGTAGTCCATGGGGAGTATCTGGTTCAGTCGGTTCAGTAGCTGATAAAACAACGATGCCTTGCTTCTTGAGCAGGGCTTTGTATACGACATGATCTGTTCTATTACGACTAAAGCGGTCAAACTTATGGACCAGAATCGCTTGAAAGCTCTTGTTGGTCTGTTGCGCCGCCGCAATCATTCGTTGGAATTCTGGTCGATCATCTGACTTGGCGGACTTCGCCTCATCTACGTACTCCCTAATGATCTTCCAGCCCCGATCTAATGCATAGCGTTCAAGAGCTTCCCTTTGTGCTGGAATGGATAGTTGACGTTCTGCTTGCTGTTCAGACGATACACGTAGGTAAGTCACTACGTTCATGTTATCAATGCTCCTTATCTGTAGAGTTGTTATTGTACTGCCTTGCGTCATAGATCTCACCTCCTTTCAAGTGGGATCGGCGCATCTCACCGCCGTAATTATTCGCTGTCATGACAAATAAGTCTGATTCACAATCAGACTTTAGGGATCCCCGTGGGCGACTTAGGAATCTTAGCGCAATTTCATATTGCATAACTTGGAGTTGGAAATTTATAATGATTGAAATGCCCTATAAGGGAAATCATGGTAACCTTGCGAATCGGGGTGGTGAAGAGATGACCCAAATTTCTGTTTTTACAACTCCTGATATCTTTTACAAAGATATGAATACAGATTTCGCTAACTTCCGAGACATGCTTAATCAATTAAGCTGTTCAGATGCAATGTTTTGGTGTGCCAGAATAAATCTTGCCTTGAACGCAACAGGTAATATGGAAGCTCAAGCCCCGCTCTTCAGCATGTTGACGACTAATAGAGAGAGATATTGGCTTCAGAAGGCACTCAGGAAAAATCGAAGGAAAGGTACAACGTTTACTATCTTTTTCCGAGGACAAATGCTGGAATTAATTCGTTGGATCGCATTACTTTGTGATGATCACCCTGATGATGGAACAACTTTTGATAGCGAGGATACAAAAATCACTTTTTTCAAGTGTGCGTTGATCGCCAGTAATATGTGGGATAGACATACCTTTGGCACGGCGTTGCATTATGAAGTAGATACCCATAGGATAAGACAATACATGGTGGCTTCTTTTCGGAAAAGCATAGAGGCATCAAGAGCAGCGCCTGATTTGGATATAACAATAGGACGTGGTTGGATATTTTATCAAAAATATTTTTTGAAATATTACTCATCATTTAATAATGACTTCTTAAGCATTACAGGACTTTCATTCGAGGACTATATGGTGTGTTTTTCAGCTATTGCATTGCATTTCACGGACCCACTACGTAAGCCATGCATTATAAATGCTAATACAATTGGGGAGACCACATTAATACCTGATAAATTAAAAGCGTATATTCGACTTGAATCACAAACTATAGAGGAACTACGTAAGAGGTTATGGAATGGGAAGGGGAGGGAAGAGATAAATGATGATACTGCTGGCCCCATGGATACCATTCCATTAAGGGACAAACCAATATACACTGCATCAGATGGCAGATCAATAGTACTGGATGCAATATATTTTCATGAGAGTGTACTAGTAAGCCCCATGTTTCTGATGATCCAACTTAAGCGTAAGAGTGCGAACCAAATATTTTCGGCTTTTGGCGATGCATTCGAAGACTACTGTTGCGACATTCTTGATAGGATGTATTCTGACAAAGCTGAATATACATTTAGGCAACAGAAGAGCTATCAACAGCAAGGGAGGAATCTCGAGATTGATGCTGCTTTACTTCAAAATAAGACAGCCATTCTCTTTGAAATCAAAGCATCCTTCATCAGAGAATCTGAGGTTAGCCCAGACGGCATCTCTTTCGAAGAAGAATTAAGAAAAAAGTACAGTAATGTAGTAGAAGGTGGGCAAGAGAGGATTAAGGGAGTAGGTCAATTAAGCCGTACCATTAAGCATATAGTAACTAGGAGTATAGATTCACTAAACCAAGACTTCCAAGAGATTAACGAGATCTTTCCCGTTTTACTGGTTCATGATACACTGCTTGATGCTCCACTCACTATTGATCTCCTCCAAAAAGAATTTATACAGGTTATTGAGAGCGACCTTGGGTATGAGTTGAAAAAATGCCCAATTAAGATTCATGCACTAACAATAATGACAATAAGCAATTTAGAATTGCTGGAAGGCTCCGTGCAACATTTTAACATCATTAATATGTTCAGAGATAAGTCGCGTGAAGATCCCGTCTCCCTTCACGACTTTGTAGCATATTCTTCTCGTTACGGATTTTATAGAAACACTTTTCTGGTGAACGCAAGCTTGGATATATTAGAAATGACGAGAAAGCAACTTTTTAATCAAGCCGAGTAGCGGGGAGGTACGTAGCCATGAGAGTGATTCAGTTAATTAGGCCCTCGGGGATCTATAGAGGTGAAGATATCATGCATTGGGTTGTTGAGAAGGATCCAAGCGATTGCTTAAAGTAAGCTTTACCTATGCGGTCTCTTTCCGACCATGCGATACCTGGATGATAAACCCTACCGTAAGCAGGTATATACTTAGGATGAAGTGAAGGGCTTGATCCAGTCATATGGACTTCCCCATGAATGGAATGCAGATGGGCGCTTAAGGTCCTGTACGTTACATCGAGGCGCAGATTTGAGATGGCCAACCACTGAAGATGAAGGAAAGGATGAGAGGCATGAAGATCAGATTGGCCGAACCTTACGATATTGATTCATTGGTTCGCATGAGATGGGATTTCACCTATGAGCATTATCCGATTATCGAGGCGTCTTATGGAGATTTTCAAGAGGAGTGCAGTGTTTTTTTGCATAAAGCCATGAGCAACGGTAAATGGTTCATCTGGGTGGCCGAGCTGAATGACAAGATTGTATCGCATATCTACATAGAGCTGATCGATAAGGTGCCCAAGCCAGGGCGAACCACATATCCATTTGTTTATATGACCAATGTCTACACGATTCCTGAGTATCGCTCGAAGGGGATTGGAGGGCGACTATTAAAGCGTATTGAAGAATGGGGCAGGGAGAATAGACATGAGTTCATCATGGTATGGCCGAGTGATGATGGTGTTCCATTTTACGCAAGGAACGGGTATATACGTTGTACGGAGCCTATGGAGCTGTCACTAGGCGGTTAAAGTCTATGGAGAGCCAGTCAAGGTCGAAGCGTAGCGGAGCTTTGTACAGCCTTGACAGGCGGTTCTATCATCCAACACTATTCCATCCCATTGGTCGAATGACCAAGGGACGGCTCACGCCAAGTGCGATTGTTAAGGTGGAACCTTAACGGGCCCCTAGGGGCGGTGGGAGCGCATGAAAGTCGTGAATCTATTGTTCGTTCTCATTGTTCGGTATCAATTCGTCAAGCAGGGCCTCCATTTGTTTGCGTTCTTCTTCCGTAATAGGTGGTGCCATTGACTCATTCTGTACTTCAGCCACGAACATCT contains the following coding sequences:
- a CDS encoding Abi family protein encodes the protein MKPFKTFRQQLKILRSRGLIINNGSRATRILETENYYSLINGYKDIFLQVNNTGKVITPEQYKNGVTFEEIYYLFCFDRELRNILIEYLLKFESSIKSKISYRFSEEHKEPNAYLQMGNFSRDPGKLKKILQLIATISNLISKNADRNGPIKHYLDNHDGVPIWVLVNYLTIGNIQYFFDCLDSSLQNSIAKDFAIPFNKSYNLTIQFTSDELANVLKTVNYFRNVCAHEERLYSFRIHKPARSAQISNHLNINSSHLDRGNIFTVVSFLKLVIKKEDHKSLIRKLKRLFDNYNPKFSSVNITDVMNKMGFPANWESYY
- a CDS encoding recombinase family protein, whose translation is MNVVTYLRVSSEQQAERQLSIPAQREALERYALDRGWKIIREYVDEAKSAKSDDRPEFQRMIAAAQQTNKSFQAILVHKFDRFSRNRTDHVVYKALLKKQGIVVLSATEPTEPDTPHGLLLEGMLEVISEFYHMNLKHETIKGMKENALQGFHCGGRAPFGYRLVRTGSKVNYELGPDEEVKIIKQIFSMAAQGMGGKKIARFLNEQGIPAGRKWIASTILAILNNEAYLGHRVWNKKMETRGRNRPQSEWIISENSHPAIIDKKIWDAAQMELHLRRLKI
- a CDS encoding recombinase family protein, with the protein product MKVAIYARVSSDRQAEKELSIPAQVKAIQQYCQERGYIIVNEYIEKGRSAKTDDREEFQKMIAVAKRSNRPFDAILVHKFDRFSRKRDDHVIYKALLAQVGVKVISVTEQTEAETPQDKLLEGMLEVMSEFFNANLATEVRKGMTQNAKQGYNNGGTPPYGYRTEHVAVGAQKTKAVWVLGPREEIDIVRWIFKQYAYGSMGYKKIANQLNEKGVPTQKGGQWSASTIRAIIFNESYIGRKVWNKQDYQTKGKKWRDRSEWVITENAHPSIITEELFNLCQERAKARNKGGGETYKPFHTWSYSPFWLRGIFICDKCGSRMVGNSTSTRRKGGGQRYYSCGGYQRKGKEFCPYVGWRKEQVETTVSNKIKTTLLRLSMDNQLQQEIERYSKEKNKYVLQSATTLENEINFLVKRIELMEQDMINGIGKPYYADIIQEMKAELTDKETELAILNSSVEEINVPDSYIATVKYDIQTILALMESEVPDPQLLNQVLKKYVANIFVHRASKIIHIKLQFVSEENALFEKTIAVQLT
- a CDS encoding GNAT family N-acetyltransferase, with protein sequence MKIRLAEPYDIDSLVRMRWDFTYEHYPIIEASYGDFQEECSVFLHKAMSNGKWFIWVAELNDKIVSHIYIELIDKVPKPGRTTYPFVYMTNVYTIPEYRSKGIGGRLLKRIEEWGRENRHEFIMVWPSDDGVPFYARNGYIRCTEPMELSLGG